One Streptomyces sp. V4I8 genomic window carries:
- a CDS encoding carboxylesterase family protein, translating to MPGTGRQPTVRQAGARLRLRVPRRPGTTVHPSAAHAAGRAFHTSELACLFPTDPLAPLTPAQRRLSATMTAYWARFAATGDPNAPGTPTWPRHTAARDRIQVLAPDRVGPTTGFAADHHCPFWQPTPVSRGAVR from the coding sequence CTGCCCGGCACGGGCCGACAGCCGACTGTACGGCAAGCGGGCGCCCGTCTACGCCTACGAGTTCCACGACGCCCAGGCACCACCGTTCATCCCAGCGCCGCACACGCCGCAGGGCGCGCCTTCCACACCTCCGAACTGGCCTGTCTCTTCCCCACGGACCCGCTGGCACCCCTGACGCCCGCCCAGCGACGGCTGTCCGCCACGATGACCGCCTACTGGGCCCGCTTCGCGGCCACCGGCGACCCCAACGCGCCGGGGACACCGACCTGGCCGCGCCACACGGCCGCCCGGGACCGCATCCAGGTACTGGCACCGGACCGGGTCGGCCCCACCACCGGTTTCGCGGCTGACCACCATTGCCCGTTCTGGCAGCCCACCCCGGTTTCCCGAGGAGCCGTGCGATGA